One window from the genome of Fulvivirga lutea encodes:
- a CDS encoding thymidine kinase, which produces MFIEPHLGKSNKSGWIEVVCGCMFSGKTEELIRRLNRAIIAKQKVEIFKPKVDTRYDKENVVSHNETSIRSTPVNFANDILLLAGNCDVVGIDEAQFFDDQLVDVCNKLANSGKRVIVAGLDMDYEGKPFGPMPNLLAVAEFVTKVHAICADTGELASFSFRLAKEDSQVLLGEKQEYEARSRRSFFEGMKNRK; this is translated from the coding sequence ATGTTTATTGAGCCACATTTAGGGAAGAGTAACAAATCCGGCTGGATAGAAGTAGTGTGTGGCTGCATGTTTTCCGGTAAAACTGAAGAGCTTATTCGTAGGTTAAATCGCGCCATAATTGCAAAACAGAAAGTAGAAATCTTTAAACCGAAAGTCGATACCAGATACGATAAAGAAAATGTTGTTTCGCATAATGAAACATCAATACGTTCTACTCCCGTAAATTTTGCCAATGACATTTTACTATTGGCTGGCAATTGTGATGTAGTTGGTATTGATGAAGCACAATTCTTTGACGACCAACTCGTTGATGTTTGTAATAAATTGGCAAATAGTGGTAAACGAGTGATAGTTGCAGGTTTAGACATGGATTATGAGGGGAAGCCGTTTGGCCCTATGCCTAATTTGTTGGCGGTAGCTGAGTTTGTCACAAAGGTTCATGCGATATGTGCAGATACTGGCGAGCTGGCATCGTTCAGTTTTAGGTTGGCCAAAGAAGATAGTCAGGTGCTCCTTGGCGAGAAACAAGAGTATGAGGCACGAAGCCGAAGAAGCTTTTTCGAAGGGATGAAAAATAGAAAATGA
- the recO gene encoding DNA repair protein RecO — protein MLHKTKGVVLKYFKYRDTSIIAKVYTEEFGLQSYIVNGVRSARAKGKIALFQPLTLLNMVVYKKPNSGIQRISEMNCSTPLNSMPYDIVKSSIGVFISEVLYKCIKEDEADESLFNFISRTILSLDAQKEINLNFHLIFLIQLSHYLGIGITTTNQFMYIDSANEVEKLEELINSEFDSRHSIPNSLRRAILDDLLQFYRTHIDIPGEFKSIEILRAVLK, from the coding sequence ATGCTTCATAAAACCAAAGGGGTTGTTCTTAAATACTTTAAATACAGAGACACCTCTATTATAGCCAAAGTTTATACGGAGGAGTTTGGGCTCCAATCTTATATAGTCAATGGTGTTCGCAGTGCAAGAGCAAAAGGAAAAATTGCTTTATTTCAACCACTTACATTGCTAAACATGGTTGTATACAAAAAGCCAAACTCAGGAATTCAGCGAATTTCCGAAATGAATTGCAGCACGCCACTTAATTCCATGCCCTATGATATTGTTAAGTCATCAATTGGTGTGTTCATATCTGAAGTACTATATAAATGTATCAAAGAAGACGAGGCAGATGAGTCGCTATTCAATTTTATAAGTAGAACTATTCTTAGTCTAGATGCACAAAAAGAAATTAATCTCAATTTTCATTTGATATTTCTCATTCAACTTTCTCATTACTTAGGTATAGGTATAACTACCACAAATCAGTTTATGTATATTGATAGTGCGAATGAGGTAGAGAAGTTGGAAGAACTGATAAACTCGGAATTTGATTCCAGGCACTCTATACCTAATTCATTAAGAAGAGCTATTCTTGATGATTTATTACAGTTTTATAGAACGCATATT
- the mreC gene encoding rod shape-determining protein MreC, which translates to MQRLFLFLYKYRAFLTFLFLEALCIWFIVQNNNYQSAKYFNSSNRISANLLATSRGISDYFNLKEVNTDLAEENANLRRQLEQLEQSLYNINVRQRQDDELLNQYEFIPAKVIKNSTRKFENYITINKGTKHGIEPGMAVINNNGVVGKVKEVSRNFSVIISILHGNSMVSSKIKRTGDLCTVKWDGEDYLTANVLYLPRHVNLTAGDTIVTSGYNAIFPEGIPVGTIESFEISEDALFYDADIKLSTDLNRLSYVYLIKNNLKVEQDSIESLVN; encoded by the coding sequence ATGCAACGATTATTTCTGTTTCTATATAAGTATAGAGCCTTTCTGACATTTCTGTTTTTAGAGGCGCTATGTATTTGGTTTATAGTTCAGAATAATAATTATCAATCTGCTAAATACTTTAACTCCTCAAATCGGATCAGTGCTAATTTACTAGCCACGTCAAGAGGCATTTCTGATTACTTTAATCTAAAGGAAGTAAATACCGATTTGGCTGAAGAAAATGCCAATCTTAGAAGGCAACTGGAGCAATTGGAACAAAGTCTCTACAACATCAATGTTCGTCAGCGCCAAGATGATGAACTTCTGAATCAATACGAATTTATTCCTGCCAAGGTGATTAAAAACTCCACGAGAAAGTTCGAAAACTACATTACCATTAACAAAGGAACAAAACATGGAATTGAACCAGGAATGGCCGTCATTAATAATAATGGGGTAGTAGGTAAGGTGAAAGAAGTTTCCAGAAACTTTAGTGTTATTATATCCATTCTTCACGGCAATTCAATGGTATCATCGAAGATTAAAAGAACGGGAGATTTATGTACTGTTAAGTGGGATGGCGAGGATTATTTGACTGCTAATGTGCTTTACTTACCTCGGCATGTTAATCTTACTGCAGGAGACACGATAGTTACCTCCGGCTATAACGCCATTTTCCCGGAAGGAATACCTGTAGGAACAATTGAGTCATTCGAAATTAGTGAAGATGCCCTCTTCTATGACGCTGATATTAAATTATCAACCGATTTGAACCGGCTTTCATATGTGTATCTGATTAAAAACAACTTAAAAGTAGAGCAAGACTCTATTGAGTCACTAGTAAACTAA
- the rodA gene encoding rod shape-determining protein RodA encodes MSTRDDISNNIDWLTVLLFFLIAILGWMNIFAAVYDESANQSIFDMSLNSGRQLVFLGSSIILIIAIMVVDFKFYDTFGYFIYGGIILLLVFVLLFGREVAGSKSWFELGPMRLQPSEFAKFATAIAVAKFMSSTGFKIDRISNQIILFIIIGLPAILIILQGDTGTALVYSIFVFVFFREGMSPTLLILGTASAIIFILTLLVPNHLYLYIGITALAAATILFIKKKTFKTIALVVAGALIVSGVIRSVDYIISDVLKPHQQNRIKALINPDADPLGYGWNVTQSKIAIGSGGFTGKGFLKGTQTKFDFVPEQSTDFIFCTIGEEHGWLGSLITIGLFTVLLLRIIHIAERQKWKFARVYGYSVACILFFHFAVNIGMTIGLFPVIGIPLPLFSYGGSSLWGFAILLFVLIKLDAHRSQVLIH; translated from the coding sequence TTGAGTACTAGAGACGATATATCGAATAATATTGATTGGCTAACAGTATTGCTGTTCTTCCTTATAGCGATATTAGGATGGATGAATATTTTCGCTGCAGTGTATGATGAATCTGCCAATCAAAGTATTTTTGACATGTCACTAAATAGTGGGCGCCAGTTAGTATTCCTTGGCTCGTCCATTATTCTAATTATTGCCATAATGGTGGTAGATTTTAAGTTCTACGACACCTTTGGCTACTTCATTTACGGAGGTATAATCTTACTTCTGGTATTTGTATTATTATTTGGCCGCGAAGTAGCTGGTTCAAAATCTTGGTTTGAATTGGGTCCAATGAGATTGCAGCCTTCTGAGTTTGCCAAGTTTGCCACAGCCATTGCAGTGGCTAAGTTTATGAGTTCTACAGGCTTTAAGATTGATAGGATCAGCAACCAAATTATTTTGTTTATAATAATTGGCCTACCAGCCATCCTTATCATTCTTCAAGGCGATACTGGTACGGCATTAGTCTATAGCATCTTTGTATTTGTATTCTTTAGAGAAGGTATGTCGCCTACCTTGTTGATTTTAGGAACCGCAAGTGCAATAATTTTCATTCTCACCTTATTGGTACCTAATCATCTATACTTATATATTGGTATAACAGCTTTGGCAGCAGCCACCATCTTATTCATTAAAAAGAAGACCTTCAAAACAATAGCATTGGTTGTTGCCGGAGCTTTAATAGTTTCCGGAGTTATCAGAAGTGTAGATTATATTATTTCAGATGTCTTAAAACCTCACCAGCAAAATAGAATTAAAGCGTTAATCAATCCAGATGCAGATCCGCTAGGTTACGGCTGGAATGTTACACAATCTAAAATCGCTATCGGTTCAGGAGGTTTTACTGGTAAGGGCTTCCTCAAAGGCACACAAACCAAGTTCGATTTTGTTCCTGAACAAAGCACAGACTTTATTTTCTGCACTATTGGAGAAGAACATGGCTGGTTGGGCAGTTTGATAACTATAGGCTTGTTTACTGTACTGCTTCTGAGAATAATTCACATTGCTGAACGGCAGAAATGGAAGTTTGCCAGAGTATATGGCTACAGCGTGGCCTGCATTTTATTTTTTCACTTTGCAGTAAATATTGGAATGACAATCGGGTTGTTTCCCGTAATTGGTATTCCATTGCCGTTGTTCTCTTACGGAGGCTCTTCCCTTTGGGGCTTTGCCATTCTGCTTTTTGTGCTGATTAAATTAGATGCTCATAGAAGCCAGGTGTTGATCCACTAG
- a CDS encoding 2Fe-2S iron-sulfur cluster-binding protein, with translation MVKITISNLNNLTIKSNDTTKPVLSILQDNFVDWMHACGGKGRCTTCKFKVVKGGENLSSITDAEQKFANMNRLNLKSERLCCQVRLEKDEVEIEVPDESKLPHLDYTY, from the coding sequence ATGGTGAAAATTACGATTTCTAACCTCAATAACCTTACAATTAAGAGTAACGATACTACCAAACCGGTGTTATCTATTCTTCAGGATAATTTTGTTGACTGGATGCATGCTTGTGGAGGTAAAGGAAGGTGCACCACATGTAAATTTAAGGTGGTTAAAGGAGGTGAGAATCTATCATCTATTACAGATGCAGAGCAAAAATTTGCTAATATGAACAGGCTTAATCTGAAATCAGAGCGTTTATGTTGCCAGGTAAGATTAGAGAAAGATGAAGTAGAAATTGAAGTCCCTGATGAATCAAAACTTCCTCATCTGGATTATACTTATTAA
- a CDS encoding penicillin-binding transpeptidase domain-containing protein codes for MDNTRKHIIQLLIIVVAATFLIKLFAIQVLDSKYAQAANSNIIHKVIDYPYRGIIYDRNGDLIVYNTPQYNLTVIPSEVKAMDTTHFCELFNITRQEFEEKLKVAKKFSYVQPSIFIKQLSNTDLARVQDYLVNFSGFDIQARTTRAYTRPILSNALGYVSEISKRQLERDTLDYYQQGDYIGQSGIEAYYEKYLRGRRGVKYKIKNVKGVEKGDFEDGKYDTLSIPGQNLVSTIDLDLQSYGEMLLEGKSGSIVALEPSTGEILSLVSGPSYDPSLLTGRNYSKNFAEISADTAKPLFNRPLMAQYRPGSIFKIIQAMIGLEEGVISRSTYIPCIMFPMKCHYHGPGETLIGAITNSCNPYFYNVMKRVVNRGVSNDPYEDTRLGLKIWNEHVKTFGLGEPLGIDLPNEKNGLVPNVSYYDRAYDNRPWKYSNIYSIAIGEGENLVVPIQMANFAAIVANRGYYYIPHLVKSIGDTGEPLPKYQEKHFTSVSPEYFDIAVEAMAEVVNSGTGQYRAKLKDIEVCGKTGTVQNDPMPDHSVFIAFAPKDNPKIAVSVYVEDAGQGARAAASIASLMIEKYLIGETQRPYIEEYVKKGEFLH; via the coding sequence ATGGATAACACTCGTAAACATATCATCCAGTTACTCATAATTGTAGTTGCTGCTACATTCCTCATTAAGCTCTTTGCAATTCAGGTACTTGACTCTAAATATGCACAGGCTGCCAACAGTAACATCATCCACAAGGTAATTGATTATCCTTATAGAGGAATAATTTACGATCGTAATGGTGACTTGATTGTTTATAACACACCACAATATAATCTAACCGTTATTCCGAGCGAAGTAAAAGCAATGGACACTACTCACTTTTGCGAGTTGTTCAATATTACGAGGCAGGAGTTTGAAGAAAAGTTAAAGGTGGCTAAGAAGTTTTCTTATGTTCAGCCATCAATATTTATTAAACAATTAAGCAATACTGATTTAGCAAGAGTTCAGGATTATCTGGTCAATTTCTCAGGCTTTGATATACAGGCTAGAACAACAAGAGCATACACAAGGCCAATACTTTCAAATGCTCTCGGATACGTTAGTGAGATTTCGAAAAGGCAACTAGAAAGAGATACATTGGATTACTATCAACAAGGTGACTATATAGGCCAAAGTGGAATTGAGGCATATTATGAGAAATATCTGCGAGGTAGGCGTGGAGTGAAGTATAAAATCAAGAATGTTAAAGGTGTTGAAAAAGGTGATTTTGAAGATGGTAAATATGATACACTTTCAATACCAGGTCAAAATCTAGTGTCAACGATAGATTTAGATCTTCAATCGTACGGAGAAATGTTGTTAGAAGGTAAATCAGGAAGCATCGTGGCTTTGGAGCCTTCTACAGGAGAGATATTGTCGTTAGTATCAGGCCCTTCTTATGACCCAAGCTTACTTACAGGCAGAAACTATAGTAAAAACTTTGCAGAAATAAGTGCAGATACTGCGAAGCCTTTATTCAATAGGCCTTTGATGGCACAGTACCGCCCGGGGTCAATCTTTAAAATCATACAGGCAATGATTGGTCTGGAGGAGGGTGTCATTTCTAGGAGCACCTATATTCCTTGTATAATGTTTCCCATGAAATGCCATTATCATGGGCCGGGGGAAACGCTCATCGGAGCAATTACAAATTCTTGTAATCCATATTTCTACAATGTGATGAAAAGGGTAGTAAATAGGGGCGTTTCTAATGATCCTTATGAAGATACTCGACTAGGATTAAAAATATGGAATGAGCATGTGAAGACCTTTGGCTTAGGTGAGCCCTTAGGTATTGACTTGCCTAACGAGAAAAACGGATTGGTACCCAATGTGTCATATTATGATCGGGCTTATGACAACAGGCCTTGGAAATACTCTAATATTTATTCGATTGCGATTGGTGAAGGGGAGAATCTGGTTGTACCTATTCAAATGGCAAACTTTGCGGCTATTGTAGCCAATAGAGGTTACTATTATATACCCCATTTGGTAAAATCGATCGGTGACACAGGAGAGCCATTACCAAAATATCAGGAAAAACACTTTACATCTGTAAGCCCAGAGTATTTTGATATTGCTGTGGAAGCTATGGCCGAGGTAGTTAATTCAGGAACTGGCCAATACCGGGCTAAGCTAAAAGATATCGAAGTATGTGGTAAAACTGGAACGGTGCAAAATGATCCGATGCCTGACCACTCAGTTTTCATTGCCTTTGCTCCAAAAGATAATCCCAAAATTGCTGTTTCGGTTTATGTGGAAGATGCCGGACAGGGTGCAAGAGCAGCTGCTTCCATTGCCAGTTTAATGATTGAAAAATATTTAATCGGTGAAACACAGCGCCCTTATATTGAGGAATATGTGAAGAAAGGAGAATTTTTACATTGA
- a CDS encoding rod shape-determining protein produces the protein MGLFDFFSSDIAIDLGTANTLIINKDKIVVDEPSIIAIDKNTNKVLAIGREAMQMHEKTHDNIKTIRPLKDGVIADFHAAEHMIRGMIKMIDQGKRFFPSSHRMVICIPSGITEVEKRAVRDSAEHAGAKEVYMIHEPIAAAIGIGIDIEQPVGSMIVDIGGGTTEIAVIALSGIVCDQSIRVAGDTFNRDILDYMRRQHNLLIGERSAEKVKIEVGSALTELDDGPEDYEIRGRDLMTGIPKVIKISYSEIAFALDKSVSKIEEAVLKALEISPPELSADIYDNGIHLTGGGALLRGLDKRLALKTKLPIHIAEDPLRAVVRGTGFALKNLNAYKAVLMV, from the coding sequence ATGGGATTGTTTGATTTTTTTTCCAGCGACATTGCGATAGACTTAGGTACTGCCAATACGCTGATTATCAATAAAGATAAAATTGTTGTAGATGAGCCTTCGATCATCGCCATAGACAAGAACACGAATAAGGTGTTAGCTATTGGTCGAGAAGCAATGCAAATGCATGAGAAGACGCACGATAACATAAAAACAATTCGCCCGCTAAAGGATGGTGTAATTGCCGACTTCCATGCTGCTGAGCACATGATTCGTGGAATGATCAAAATGATTGATCAAGGAAAGAGGTTTTTCCCATCATCTCATAGAATGGTAATTTGTATTCCTTCAGGTATTACGGAAGTTGAGAAGCGAGCAGTTCGTGACTCTGCTGAACATGCCGGAGCTAAAGAGGTGTATATGATCCATGAGCCTATTGCAGCAGCGATTGGTATTGGGATAGATATCGAGCAGCCTGTAGGCTCTATGATTGTAGATATTGGAGGTGGTACAACTGAAATTGCAGTAATTGCTTTATCTGGTATCGTGTGCGATCAGTCCATAAGAGTTGCCGGTGATACTTTCAATAGAGATATTCTAGACTACATGAGAAGGCAGCACAACTTACTAATCGGTGAGCGTTCAGCTGAAAAAGTAAAAATTGAAGTAGGTTCTGCCCTTACAGAATTAGATGATGGCCCTGAAGATTACGAAATAAGAGGTAGGGATTTAATGACTGGTATCCCGAAAGTTATTAAGATTTCCTATTCTGAAATTGCCTTTGCGTTAGATAAATCAGTATCAAAAATTGAAGAAGCTGTACTAAAAGCATTGGAGATTTCTCCACCTGAGCTTTCGGCAGATATTTACGATAACGGTATTCACCTAACAGGTGGGGGAGCATTGCTCAGAGGCCTGGATAAACGGTTGGCTTTAAAAACAAAATTACCGATTCACATTGCTGAAGATCCTTTAAGAGCAGTGGTGAGAGGTACAGGTTTTGCTCTTAAAAACCTCAATGCCTACAAAGCGGTATTGATGGTTTAA
- a CDS encoding Rod shape-determining protein MreD produces the protein MGSKLTIHIISFFGYVLVQGLILHNVVLFDMAFCLAYVAFLLCLPVDIGILAGLLLGFLTGLSVDIFYDTLGMHAFACVFIMYIRSYWLNMITPQGGYDVGTLPTINLNGWQWMLGYIFPIVLLHHLVLFYIEASSFNLFWFTLSKVILSTIFTTGVIFIGQYLFYRSRRS, from the coding sequence ATGGGTTCAAAACTAACCATACATATTATTTCTTTTTTTGGTTATGTGCTCGTACAGGGTCTCATTTTGCATAATGTTGTTCTTTTTGATATGGCATTTTGCTTGGCCTATGTAGCCTTTCTTTTATGTCTCCCTGTTGATATCGGCATTCTTGCCGGTCTGTTACTGGGCTTCTTAACCGGATTGTCGGTGGATATTTTTTATGATACGTTAGGTATGCATGCTTTTGCTTGCGTGTTTATCATGTACATTAGAAGCTACTGGCTCAATATGATTACACCTCAAGGTGGCTATGACGTGGGAACTTTGCCTACCATCAATTTAAATGGCTGGCAATGGATGCTAGGGTATATTTTTCCAATCGTCTTGTTACACCATTTGGTCCTTTTTTACATCGAGGCATCGAGCTTTAATTTGTTCTGGTTCACTTTATCAAAAGTGATATTGAGTACAATTTTTACAACTGGAGTAATTTTTATAGGTCAATATCTGTTCTACAGAAGTAGAAGATCATAA
- the porZ gene encoding type IX secretion system anionic LPS delivery protein PorZ produces MKNFLLVVFLFHSFLINAQSNIPIGTWRTHFSYNRVNQVLVEDNRVFAVSDNGLFVYDKEDGSLTTISKINGLQEDDISAIGYSQALDKLIIGFESGNVDVLDGNEIVNLDLVSKSQVLGSKRINHITTTDNLAFISTAYGLLRMDLNRIEITETYRQLGEMANQVSINQALIVGDTVMLATAEGVIASNYSNGTNLLNPVNWKRDSLPDGIPLVKIDFISEFDSKPAAFINEDGLYIYENGIWNRSSAYQGVSLSVLKSNNNNLVTINEGVVQVLYSDLSITEFVDNAIDIPLDADLDGNSIWVGSINNGLVTNVNWGFESFNPSGPNTNQVAEFFTLDNLIISMPGGPNESFQPQNNDFGYNTFANGNWQSSSQFDDEFLDITECVYFSNTDSYYFSSFGYGIMRQSGQNPTIFYNTSNSSLEQVSLEENSIYVTDMIDSDEGLWAINYNAVRPLHLFDGSTWQSYTLPENRITQIINSNLYLWMVIDPTAGGGLLVFDKSTEEARILTDQPGNGGLPSRAVNAIEIDKNGEIWIGTSSGVATMSSLTNIIGTSVDVFKPIFENRFLLRDEEITSIKIDGGNRKWIGTNNGVWLFNNDVNELLANFNIENSPLPSNSILALDIIPTTGEVFIGTPSGIVSYRSDATEAVTSHQNVKVFPNPVSKEFQGLVGISGLAENANVKITDSNGRLIWDTRAAGGTASWNVLDYNGRRASTGVYFVFSSSDDGEETFVAKIAIVN; encoded by the coding sequence ATGAAAAACTTTCTTTTAGTAGTATTCTTATTCCATTCATTTTTAATTAATGCTCAATCCAATATACCCATTGGCACATGGCGCACGCATTTTTCTTATAATCGGGTTAACCAAGTTCTGGTTGAAGATAATCGTGTATTTGCAGTGAGCGATAACGGTTTGTTCGTTTATGACAAGGAAGATGGTTCTTTAACGACCATTTCAAAAATCAATGGTTTACAAGAGGATGATATCTCCGCCATAGGGTATAGTCAAGCGTTAGATAAACTTATCATTGGTTTTGAATCAGGGAACGTAGATGTGTTGGATGGTAATGAAATAGTTAATTTGGACTTGGTGAGTAAATCGCAGGTATTGGGTTCAAAGAGAATCAACCATATTACAACAACAGACAATTTAGCATTCATCTCTACTGCCTATGGCCTACTGAGGATGGATCTCAACAGAATTGAAATAACAGAAACGTATAGGCAACTGGGAGAAATGGCTAATCAAGTTAGCATTAATCAGGCCCTTATTGTTGGGGATACTGTGATGCTGGCAACTGCTGAAGGTGTTATTGCTTCAAACTATTCCAATGGCACTAACTTGTTAAACCCTGTAAATTGGAAAAGAGATTCTCTACCTGATGGTATCCCTTTGGTTAAAATAGACTTCATTTCGGAATTCGATTCAAAACCGGCAGCATTTATTAATGAAGATGGCCTGTACATATATGAAAATGGAATTTGGAATAGGTCTTCAGCTTATCAAGGAGTGTCTCTTTCAGTTTTAAAGTCCAATAATAACAATCTTGTAACCATCAATGAAGGTGTGGTTCAGGTACTATATTCTGACCTTTCTATTACTGAATTTGTTGATAACGCCATAGACATTCCGCTGGATGCAGACCTGGACGGTAACAGCATTTGGGTTGGGAGTATCAATAATGGCTTGGTTACCAATGTGAATTGGGGTTTTGAGAGTTTTAATCCTTCTGGCCCGAATACTAATCAAGTGGCGGAATTTTTTACCTTGGATAATTTAATAATAAGTATGCCAGGTGGGCCTAACGAGTCGTTTCAACCTCAAAATAATGATTTCGGGTATAACACATTTGCTAATGGTAACTGGCAATCATCTTCTCAGTTTGATGATGAATTTTTAGATATTACTGAATGCGTTTATTTTTCTAACACTGATTCCTACTATTTTTCATCGTTTGGTTATGGAATCATGAGACAATCAGGTCAGAACCCAACTATCTTTTACAACACATCTAACTCAAGTTTGGAGCAAGTTAGTTTAGAAGAGAACTCAATTTATGTAACTGATATGATCGACTCAGATGAAGGGCTATGGGCTATTAATTATAATGCTGTAAGGCCTTTGCATTTGTTCGATGGTTCAACTTGGCAATCTTATACTTTGCCAGAAAATAGAATAACTCAAATTATAAACTCCAACTTATATCTCTGGATGGTCATAGATCCTACCGCAGGTGGAGGGCTTTTGGTTTTCGATAAGTCTACAGAAGAGGCAAGAATATTAACTGATCAACCCGGAAATGGAGGGTTACCATCAAGAGCAGTTAATGCCATTGAAATTGATAAAAATGGAGAAATCTGGATAGGAACGAGTAGCGGTGTGGCAACAATGTCATCACTAACAAATATAATTGGTACTTCAGTAGACGTATTTAAGCCCATTTTTGAGAATAGGTTTTTGCTGAGAGACGAAGAAATAACATCCATTAAAATTGATGGCGGTAATAGAAAGTGGATAGGCACAAATAATGGAGTATGGTTATTCAATAATGATGTGAACGAACTCCTGGCTAATTTTAATATTGAAAATAGCCCACTGCCTTCAAATAGTATTTTGGCGCTTGATATAATCCCAACTACTGGCGAGGTTTTCATCGGTACTCCTAGTGGAATTGTCTCTTATCGTTCAGATGCAACTGAGGCTGTCACTTCACATCAAAATGTTAAAGTATTTCCAAACCCAGTCTCTAAGGAATTTCAGGGGCTAGTAGGTATTAGCGGATTAGCTGAAAATGCGAATGTTAAAATCACCGACTCCAATGGAAGACTTATTTGGGATACTCGCGCAGCAGGAGGAACTGCCTCTTGGAACGTATTAGACTATAATGGTAGAAGAGCTTCAACCGGAGTGTACTTTGTATTCAGTTCCAGCGATGATGGTGAAGAAACCTTCGTTGCCAAAATAGCGATAGTTAACTAA